One window of Methanofervidicoccus abyssi genomic DNA carries:
- a CDS encoding 4Fe-4S binding protein — protein MPEHILSGIKAIVAMKLRREGKLQKEIAEYLNTNRAEISHYLQGRHPSKRVLKVSEEILKLPPQYAVMIINSLSNDKEITSRIIKVLYNTRVEVEKDKCIFCGECLECPYKAIERDSSGTVVVNSNRCRVCGRCISLCPTDALKLVFLNNNKLGE, from the coding sequence ATGCCAGAGCATATCCTATCAGGAATCAAGGCCATAGTGGCAATGAAACTTAGAAGGGAGGGGAAATTACAGAAGGAAATAGCAGAATATCTAAATACAAATAGAGCTGAGATCTCCCACTATCTACAGGGAAGGCATCCATCAAAAAGGGTCTTGAAAGTGTCTGAAGAGATCTTAAAATTACCTCCTCAGTATGCAGTAATGATTATAAACTCCCTCAGTAATGATAAAGAAATCACATCGAGGATAATCAAGGTGTTATACAACACCAGGGTAGAGGTAGAAAAGGATAAGTGTATCTTCTGTGGAGAATGTTTAGAATGTCCCTACAAAGCTATAGAGAGGGACAGTAGTGGTACAGTTGTTGTTAATAGCAACAGATGTAGAGTATGTGGGAGATGTATATCTCTATGTCCAACAGATGCCTTGAAATTAGTATTTCTAAATAACAACAAATTGGGGGAATAA
- the fwdF gene encoding tungsten-dependent formylmethanofuran dehydrogenase subunit FwdF gives MTLVKKKFIEVKKEKLGKDFKIIREGSVEKRVLYWSDDYCVGCGICEDICPVGAIEMGPLGAIFKGVVDAPKLDVDSSKCVLCGMCAAVCPFNAMDLEINGTSIKKLPQFPKIKRDITINQDVCVLCKQCEVVCPQATIHVEREVPERKTLVLGEISINKDLCVFCGICADYCPADAIKLIPNEETPLTLNPYKDIVIDTEVCVYCKVCEKACPHGAIEVICYKCPLVKRIKTPEIHKEIKGKVVVDKDFCVACSWCEKVCPVDAIKVEKPFEGKLIIKEELCSGCGACVAICPCNALAFPEPKEQGEKVPKLVVNQDVCILCGACTKACPAGALEVKRTKGNMTDTKILAWKKAFDKLLN, from the coding sequence ATGACATTGGTAAAGAAAAAGTTTATTGAAGTAAAAAAGGAAAAATTAGGCAAAGATTTTAAGATAATAAGGGAAGGATCTGTTGAAAAGAGAGTGCTCTACTGGAGTGATGACTACTGTGTTGGCTGTGGTATCTGTGAAGATATCTGTCCAGTTGGGGCTATAGAGATGGGTCCCTTAGGTGCTATCTTTAAAGGTGTAGTGGATGCTCCAAAGTTAGATGTGGATAGTTCAAAGTGTGTACTCTGTGGCATGTGTGCAGCTGTATGTCCTTTTAACGCTATGGACTTGGAGATAAACGGTACTTCCATAAAGAAACTTCCACAGTTTCCAAAGATTAAAAGGGATATCACTATAAATCAGGATGTATGTGTCCTATGTAAGCAGTGTGAAGTGGTATGTCCCCAAGCTACCATCCATGTTGAAAGAGAAGTTCCTGAGAGAAAAACCCTGGTTTTAGGGGAGATATCCATCAACAAAGATCTCTGTGTATTCTGTGGAATATGTGCAGATTATTGTCCAGCAGATGCTATAAAATTGATACCTAACGAGGAAACCCCACTAACTTTGAACCCCTATAAGGATATAGTAATAGATACAGAAGTCTGTGTATACTGTAAGGTGTGTGAAAAAGCCTGTCCCCATGGAGCTATAGAAGTGATATGTTATAAGTGTCCCCTTGTAAAGAGGATAAAGACACCTGAGATACATAAAGAGATAAAAGGAAAAGTTGTTGTAGATAAAGACTTCTGTGTTGCCTGTAGTTGGTGTGAAAAGGTATGTCCAGTAGATGCTATAAAGGTGGAGAAGCCATTTGAAGGGAAGTTGATTATAAAAGAGGAACTTTGTAGTGGTTGTGGAGCATGTGTCGCTATATGTCCATGTAATGCATTGGCATTCCCAGAACCAAAGGAACAGGGGGAGAAGGTTCCGAAGTTGGTTGTAAATCAGGATGTATGTATCCTCTGTGGTGCTTGTACCAAGGCATGTCCTGCAGGTGCATTGGAAGTTAAGAGAACAAAGGGAAATATGACAGATACCAAGATACTTGCATGGAAGAAGGCATTTGATAAGTTGTTAAATTAA